The Elgaria multicarinata webbii isolate HBS135686 ecotype San Diego chromosome 1, rElgMul1.1.pri, whole genome shotgun sequence genome has a window encoding:
- the ZNF644 gene encoding zinc finger protein 644, whose translation MDETEINTELIGAKELLDDSNFISEKKSGIPKSQESETSFQKNTLTLPEELSRETSEKALSGGQTSIFVHTGAPTVSSENFLLPTGTSVNGPVLHSTLTKTSIMKKGSVSLTTAQTVGHQADSCSTVTVVHDLQLPTKTSTQNSSQPQVLFLLPEAAHAKNLTHSMKNLPPSASVACDIQPSVGKSIKSDSTLVSQVDICEDSKSSLEKDDSNKSLTGISSGTGDIRTESDTNWDPQKEFIEFLMTNEEAVEKSPVQPNVGVQKRRKRKMDVSKITRYTEDCFNESNYIPDNSESLDVEFLEQSENLHVIESQKYSLARVKPESIDEELEVVDAIQQLIYNPSNKCADDTSPVHTSTFLSNTLLNKCEQDDLESPSNFSTDEPSFYPCTKCNVNFREKKHLHRHMMYHLDGNSHFRHLNVPRPYACRECGRTFRDRNSLLKHMIIHQERRQKLMEEIRELKELQDEGRSARLQCPQCVFGTNCPKTFVQHAKTHEKDKRYYCCEECNFMAVTESELECHRGIAHGAVVKCSMITTDMSQRKIQKKALVKDSFMESAKKSADHMCKMCPFTTSARSILKKHMEYLHPTSCVDPFGSRLRLEKRKTHVIEEPLDFGSRTKHLIKQASAFPKSSVLKQDLKRPFGSAFQSSNFAKLHKRPPRIQKARKSVAQSAKLAGKKDSYETEDESSWDNVELCDYTTRSVEDGSYSDINQDHVNLFPLFKGKMEEEAGSKSSLRYEQNDGFYFEYYEDGEGSNYLHDFQDPHNLENIGTTLPKHNSVFHWTDLSLEKKTCPYCPATFETGVGLSNHVRGHLHRAGLSYEARHVVSPEQIATSDKMQHFKRTVTGTPVKRVRKAIEKSESSSEHTCQLCGGWFDTKIGLSNHVRGHLKRLGKTKWDAHKSPICVLNEMMQNEEKYEKILKALNSRRVIPRPFVAQKLSSNDDFLSQNVIPLEAYRNGLKTEDISVSASEEEGLSFLNECDEAKSVLHDEKKNQSLTLIELLKNKRIGEERNLDTSPQKIHNQTARKRFVQKCVLPLDEDSPLMYQPQKMDLTMQSGMPVKLRTCVHCNTAFTSAVSLSNHLRAYARKKSAGLLTGTAIDCKQKKSRSRSGSKKKILPLPHGADEVYILRCRFCGLVFRGPLSVQEDWIKHLQRHIVNANLPRTGAGMVEVTSLLKKPASISETSFSFLMAEAAS comes from the exons ATGGATGAGACAGAGATCAATACTGAGCTTATTGGTGCTAAAGAACTGTTAGATGACAGCAACTTCATCTCTGAGAAGAAGAGTGGCATTCCCAAATCACAAGAGAGTGAAACGTCATTTCAGAAGAATACCTTAACTCTGCCTGAAGAGCTATCAAGGGAAACGTCTGAAAAAGCCTTAAGTGGAGGCCAGACATCTATATTTGTACACACTGGTGCTCCTACTGTTTCTAGTGAAAACTTTCTTCTGCCTACGGGAACTTCTGTTAATGGACCAGTTTTACACTCCACTTTAACTAAAACTTCCATTATGAAAAAAGGCAGTGTTTCATTAACAACTGCACAAACTGTGGGCCATCAAGCAGATTCTTGCTCAACTGTGACAGTGGTACATGATCTCCAGCTTCCCACAAAGACTTCAACCCAAAATTCAAGTCAACcccaagttttgtttttgttacccGAGGCAGCACATGCTAAGAACCTGACACATTCCATGAAAAATCTACCTCCCTCTGCTTCAGTTGCTTGTGATATACAGCCGTCTGTAGGAAAAAGCATAAAATCAGACAGCACTTTAGTAAGCCAAGTAGATATATGTGAGGATAGTAAAAGTTCACTAGAAAAAGATGATAGTAACAAATCTTTAACAGGCATTTCCTCAGGTACAGGTGACATTAGAACAGAAAGTGATACAAACTGGGATCCACAAAAAGAGTTCATAGAATTTCTCATGACAAATGAAGAAGCTGTAGAAAAGTCACCAGTTCAACCTAATGTTGGTgttcagaaaagaagaaaaagaaaaatggatgtTAGCAAAATAACACGTTATACTGAGGACTGTTTTAATGAATCAAATTATATTCCTGATAATTCAGAATCACTAGATGTTGAGTTTTTGGAACAGAGTGAGAATTTACATGTAATAGAATCACAGAAATATTCATTAGCAAGAGTGAAGCCTGAATCAATAGATGAGGAATTGGAAGTTGTGGATGCCATCCAACAGTTAATTTATAATCCAAGTAATAAATGTGCAGATGATACTTCTCCTGTTCACACTAGCACTTTTCTTTCTAATACTCTATTAAACAAATGTGAACAAGATGATTTAGAATCACCATCTAATTTCAGTACTGATGAGCCATCGTTTTATCCCTGTACAAAGTGCAATGTGAATTTTAGGGAAAAGAAGCACCTGCACAGGCACATGATGTATCACTTGGATGGTAATAGTCACTTTCGTCATTTAAATGTTCCGAGGCCTTATGCATGTAGGGAATGTGGCCGGACTTTTCGAGACCGCAATTCCCTTCTTAAACATATGATAATTCATCAGGAAAGAAGACAGAAACTGATGGAGGAAATTCGTGAATTGAAAGAACTTCAGGATGAGGGTAGAAGTGCACGGTTACAGTGTCCACAATGTGTATTTGGTACCAATTGTCCCAAAACCTTTGTGCAGCATGCTAAGACCCATGAGAAAGATAAAAGGTACTATTGCTGTGAAGAATGTAACTTTATGGCAGTGACAGAGAGTGAACTTGAATGCCATCGAGGGATTGCTCATGGGGCAGTGGTGAAATGTTCAATGATCACTACAGATATGTctcaaagaaaaatacagaaaaaagcaCTAGTGAAAGATTCCTTTATGGAGTCAGCAAAAAAGTCAGCTGACCACATGTGCAAAATGTGCCCATTTACTACATCAGCCAGGAGCATTCTAAAAAAACACATGGAATATTTGCATCCAACATCATGTGTAGATCCTTTTGGCAGCCGTCTTagattagaaaaaagaaaaactcatGTTATAGAAGAACCTTTAGATTTTGGTAGCAGGACTAAGCATTTGATCAAACAAGCATCTGCCTTTCCAAAGTCCTCTGTTTTAAAACAAGATTTAAAACGACCATTTGGCTCTGCATTCCAGTCAAGTAACTTTGCAAAACTTCACAAGAGACCCCCCAGGATACAGAAGGCTCGGAAAAGCGTTGCCCAGTCAGCT aaaCTTGCTGGGAAAAAAGACAGCTATGAAACGGAGGATGAAAGTTCATGGGATAATGTTGAACTGTGTGATTACACTACACGGTCTGTGGAGGATGGCTCTTACAGTGATATTAATCAGGACCATGTAAACCTGTTCCCTTTATTTAAAGGTAAAATGGAAGAAGAAGCTGGTAGTAAATCCTCTCTTAGATATGAGCAAAATGATGGATTTTATTTTGAGTATTATGAAGATGGCGAAGGTAGCAATTACCTGCATGATTTTCAAGATCCTCATAATTTAGAAAACATAGGCACGACATTGCCAAAGCATAACTCAGTTTTCCATTGGACTGACTTATCGCTTGAGAAAAAAACTTGTCCATATTGTCCAGCAACATTTGAAACTGGTGTTGGATTGTCTAATCATGTCCGTGGACATCTTCACAGAGCTGGGTTAAGCTATGAGGCCCGCCATGTTGTCTCACCTGAGCAGATAGCAACAAGTGACAAAATGCAGCATTTCAAAAGAACAGTAACGGGAACACCTGTTAAAAGAGTTAGAAAAG CTATTGAGAAATCAGAAAGTTCTTCAGAACACACTTGCCAGCTCTGCGGTGGTTGGTTTGACACTAAAATTGGATTATCTAATCATGTACGAGGACACTTAAAAAGGCTTGGTAAAACCAAATGGGATGCACACAAATCTCCAATCTGTGTTCTAAATGAGATGatgcaaaatgaagaaaaatatgaaaaaatcCTGAAGGCGTTGAACAGTCGGCGTGTTATCCCCAGACCATTTGTCGCTCAGAAACTTTCATCAAATGATGACTTTTTATCTCAAAATGTTATACCTCTTGAAGCATACCGCAATGGCCTAAAGACTGAAGATATATCAGTGTCTGCATCAGAGGAAGAAGGGCTGAGTTTCCTCAATGAATGTGATGAAGCAAAATCAGTACTAcatgatgaaaaaaaaaaccagtcacTTACACTGATAgaacttttgaaaaataaaaggaTAGGAGAAGAAAGAAATCTTGATACCTCCCCTCAAAAGATTCATAATCAAACTGCAAGAAAGAGGTTTGTTCAAAAATGTGTTCTTCCATTAGATGAAGACAGTCCTTTGATGTATCAGCCACAAAAAATGGATTTGACTATGCAGTCAG GTATGCCTGTGAAGCTTAGAACGTGTGTGCATTGCAATACGGCGTTTACAAGTGCTGTTAGCCTGTCCAACCACTTACGCGCTTATGCACGAAAGAAGAGTGCTGGACTTTTGACTGGGACAG